A single region of the Microcella sp. genome encodes:
- a CDS encoding nucleoside phosphorylase, with product MSGAHDPEVQYHLQLRPGDVGRYVLLPGDPGRCEPIAAHFDEARLVASNREYTTYTGTLDGVPVSVVSTGIGCPSSAIAVEELIKLGADTFIRVGTSGAIQPDTPSGTLAIVTAAIRDEGTSSHYLPMEFPAIADPQVVDAITEAARRTGAPWERGVTQSKDSFYGEVEPERMPMAGMLADRWAAWVAGGAICSEMEASTIFIISAIHRVRAGGIMQVHNDAVGGEIDQNREHLLATAVESLRVLIAHDRDSSSWP from the coding sequence ATGAGCGGCGCGCACGACCCCGAGGTGCAGTACCACCTGCAGCTGCGCCCCGGTGATGTCGGCCGCTATGTGCTGCTGCCCGGCGACCCCGGCCGGTGCGAACCGATCGCCGCCCACTTCGATGAGGCCCGCCTCGTCGCGAGCAACCGCGAGTACACGACGTACACGGGCACGCTCGACGGCGTTCCGGTGAGCGTCGTCTCGACCGGTATCGGATGCCCGTCATCGGCCATCGCGGTCGAAGAGCTCATCAAGCTCGGCGCCGACACCTTCATTCGCGTGGGCACCTCGGGGGCGATTCAGCCCGACACCCCCTCGGGAACCCTCGCGATCGTCACCGCGGCCATTCGAGACGAGGGCACCTCGAGCCACTACCTGCCCATGGAGTTTCCGGCCATCGCAGACCCTCAGGTGGTCGACGCGATCACCGAGGCGGCTCGACGCACGGGTGCGCCGTGGGAGCGCGGAGTGACGCAGTCGAAAGACTCGTTCTACGGCGAGGTCGAGCCAGAGCGCATGCCCATGGCGGGCATGCTTGCAGACCGGTGGGCTGCCTGGGTCGCGGGTGGAGCCATCTGCTCTGAGATGGAGGCGTCGACGATCTTCATCATCAGTGCGATTCATCGCGTGCGCGCCGGCGGCATCATGCAGGTGCACAACGACGCCGTCGGCGGCGAGATCGACCAGAACCGCGAGCACTTGCTCGCGACCGCGGTCGAGTCGCTGCGCGTGCTGATCGCTCACGATCGAGATTCGAGTTCATGGCCCTGA